The window CCTTCCCTCTCAACATCCCTCAACTTGAAAGTCACGAACCCACTGACCTTTAGTCTGTCGCAGTTTCGTTTTGCTAGTTCAAGGAACTCCGGTCGTCTTTCAAAGGAGTACACGTGCCCGTCGGGCTGCACATATTTAGCAAGGATAAAAGTAAATGCCCCAGAACCTGACCCTACTTCGACTACTTTTGTTCCTTGAGATATCGAAGCACGGAGAAGAATATAAGCGACGTCCTTGGGATACGCGATAGTTGTGCGGCGTTCTATCCCTTTCATAAGATCGGCAAAAGACGGTTTGAGAAGAGCAAAATCGAAATTCATATGGGTTCTTACGGTATTACCGTACTCAGCGCCGACGATATCGTTCCAGGGAATGCGGCCCTTGTGGCACTCAAAGTCGCCTTTTTCCTGAACCTTACGCAGGTAACTCAGTCTTTCATCGTGATAAAAGAGTATCGTATCCCCAAGTTCTATTCGTGCCATAGCGGTAAAGTAATAGACATGACAGTCTTGCCAGGTTTGGATTGCTTGACCTTCAATTTGCCTTTGTGCAACTGTTCTACAACCCTTTTTGAGAGCGCCAGGCCTATTCCCCATCCGTGTTTTTTTGTTGAAAACCCAGTGCGGAATACCTCCCTGGTGTGTCCGGGTCGTATGCCTGAACCGGTATCCGTTACAGTAATCTCATAATTATGAGATTTATCTTGTATTCCTGCTGTTATTGTTATGGATCCTTGCTTGCGGCCGATGGCATCTATACCATTGCGGATAAGGTTTTCAAGAACCCACGAAACAAGGGTTGGATCCAGCAGAAGTTTGCTGTTTTCCTTAATCTCAGTTATGAATTCGATCTTGGCTGGCGCACGATGACGCATGAAATCGGCGGTGTGAACAATTAAAGGCTCGATATCATTGGGTTCCAAATGCGGCTTGTCACCAATCCTCGCGAACCTGTCAATTATTTCTCTTATCCTTTCAATGTCTGTATGCATCTCGTCAGACGCTTCTTTATTGAGCTTTGACTTGATGAGTTCGACCCAACCCATTAACGAGGAAACAGGTGTTCCAAGCTGATGGGCGGCCTCACGAGCAAGGGCAACCCACAGCCTGTCCTGCTCTCTCTTCGCTGAAGCGAAAATGAAAACAAAACCGAGTATCACGAATAGAATGATGAAGAATGCCTGTATTACCGGAAAATAACGCAACATTGTCCAGGATTCTGGCAGTCCGTAATGTAGAATGCTTAAAGTTAAGGTATCTTTACTGGAGCTGTCAGTATCTATGATTGCACGAATGGGTATTGGCTCTCTTTCCCTGTCGAGTTTTTCAACGAAAGCAGGTAGTGCAGAAGGAGTTGTGTCTTTCGCCGGCACATTGCGGAAGCTTTGCGGTGCGCCTTCAGTATCCGTTATCACGACGGGAAAATCAATCTTGCTTACTATCTCTTCGAATATCACGTTTTCAAGGGCTGCCGAGCTTTCAGGACTTGTAACATAGCTTGCGTATAATCTCGAACGCAAGAGTGTTTCCTCTTCCAATTGTTTTAAGAGTCTTTGGGAGAAAAAAGCCCAAAGACCTGCCAGGATTATCAGTCCGGCAACAGCGTATATCTGCAGAAAGCTTCGAAGGTTCAAATGATGATGTTTTCTAAGGCCTTAATAATAATTTCATTCGAAGGCTGCTGATTATGCTGAAGCGGCAACAATTTCATGAAGGATGACTCAGGTATAAGCGATTTAAGAGAATCATCTGAAGAGAAAACGACGGAGGGGATTTCGAACAAATAGGCCAGTTCAAAGTTTCTGTCGATTCCGCCGATGTAAGCGGAGGCCGACGCAAAAAGCGCTGCTTTGGTATCGTCAGATTCGTTCTGCCACGCTTCAGGAGGAAAGACCATGGCCTTTTCGGAACTCAAATTGGGGATATTGATTGAAGAAAGTATATAAGGGTTTTTTCTGCCGTTGCCCTTGTCTTTAAGCCATGCCGAGGCCTTCAACTGCTGGGTATGGAGTCTTGGCGGATTGGGTTGCATCGATTCTTCGCCGGTAAGAGATCGTAAAACAAGTGAAGCTCTCTCTGTTAAGTCTGTTTCTTTTTTTGAACGGAAAAGAATATTGAAGTATGGAAAGCAGTCTTTTTCCGCACAAGCGACTCTTATTTTAGCGGAAGATAGGACCGCAATTTCAGGAAGGGGTATCGGATCAAAATCGAGCATTACATCGAACTCAGGCTTTTGGAGTTTTTCTTTTATTAGCTTGAATGATTTTGAGCCGTACGCAGGAGTCGAGTCAATCTCTATTTTCTCGTCAAAGGTACCTGTATAAGGAAAAAGGAGCATGGATGCATCCTTGGGAACAATTACAGTCATCCGCCTGTCCCTTTTGCATTTTTTCAATGCAATGGCGGTAAAAATCGAAAACAGGGTGTAAGGAGGGTTCTCCGCCAGTCTGACCAGAAGTCTTTTAGCCTTATTGAATTCGGCATGAACAGCGATCTCTTTCGAGAATCTGGACTTGCTGAATGCAAGATATATTGATTTAGTCAAAGAGGACATATACTAGTCTAAGTAAAAACCACCTCATGTCAATATTATTGATTTGATATTAATAATGCATTAAAGCGGGAAGTTAGTTTCATTGACAGCGTCTTTAATCTTTCTGCGGAAAAGTGATTTCACCATCTCTGTTGATTAGCAAGTTTGAATTTGGAGAAACGCTTTGTGCCTATTGACTAATTGCATTCCAGACGTACACTTTCCCATGAAATTATCAGTTCTCCTCATCAATTGTTACAAGTCGGCTGATGACCAGCGCATAGAGCCTTTTTTCAACTGGCTTTCACCATATTTTGAAGTGAATACGGTTCTTGTTGATGCGCTTTCATCTGCGGTTGTCAAGGAAGATGGAGTTATAATAAGTGGTTCGGAACATCATAGCAGTCAGGATTTGCCCCAGCAGCTCAAGGCTATTCTTTTGGAAACGGAAAAACCTCTTCTTGGCGTCTGTTACGGTCATCAGGCTCTAGCCTCAGCATGGGGTGCAAAAGTTATTAAAAAGAAACTTATAGAAGAAGAGGAGGTCGTTCGAGTAGTGCACAGCAAAGGTATCTTGAGTAATCTCGGACTTTTCTTCAACGCTCTTGAATCTCATGCCGAGCATGTTGTTCCCGATAAGCATCTTGCAAGACACTTCGAGATTATGGCTTATTCCGATTCGTGCAAGGTTGAGGTAATCAGGCACCTAGAGCGCCCTCTTTGGGGTGTTCAGTTTCATCCGGAACGTTCTGGTCAAATGGGATTACGTCTGGCTGCGAATTTCGAAAACCTCGTGAAGT is drawn from bacterium and contains these coding sequences:
- a CDS encoding tRNA (adenine-N1)-methyltransferase, encoding MARIELGDTILFYHDERLSYLRKVQEKGDFECHKGRIPWNDIVGAEYGNTVRTHMNFDFALLKPSFADLMKGIERRTTIAYPKDVAYILLRASISQGTKVVEVGSGSGAFTFILAKYVQPDGHVYSFERRPEFLELAKRNCDRLKVSGFVTFKLRDVEREGFDTSDADVCIVDVPEPWNIVPHAATALAPAGRWVSLSPTTEQLQETRKALQKYGFVRFETVEILVREMKIREQGSRPNERMISHTAYLAFADKPGNTTVTAVSSQGDESIDNSFSNDKLTKVINKAQEE
- a CDS encoding HAMP domain-containing histidine kinase → MNLRSFLQIYAVAGLIILAGLWAFFSQRLLKQLEEETLLRSRLYASYVTSPESSAALENVIFEEIVSKIDFPVVITDTEGAPQSFRNVPAKDTTPSALPAFVEKLDREREPIPIRAIIDTDSSSKDTLTLSILHYGLPESWTMLRYFPVIQAFFIILFVILGFVFIFASAKREQDRLWVALAREAAHQLGTPVSSLMGWVELIKSKLNKEASDEMHTDIERIREIIDRFARIGDKPHLEPNDIEPLIVHTADFMRHRAPAKIEFITEIKENSKLLLDPTLVSWVLENLIRNGIDAIGRKQGSITITAGIQDKSHNYEITVTDTGSGIRPGHTREVFRTGFSTKKHGWGIGLALSKRVVEQLHKGKLKVKQSKPGKTVMSITLPLWHE
- a CDS encoding C26 family cysteine hydrolase domain-containing family (Members of this family of hydrolases with an active site Cys residue belong to MEROPS family C26.), which gives rise to MKLSVLLINCYKSADDQRIEPFFNWLSPYFEVNTVLVDALSSAVVKEDGVIISGSEHHSSQDLPQQLKAILLETEKPLLGVCYGHQALASAWGAKVIKKKLIEEEEVVRVVHSKGILSNLGLFFNALESHAEHVVPDKHLARHFEIMAYSDSCKVEVIRHLERPLWGVQFHPERSGQMGLRLAANFENLVKFVKENS